A stretch of Candidatus Binatia bacterium DNA encodes these proteins:
- the rpmG gene encoding 50S ribosomal protein L33 gives MRELIGFACDQCKRKNYTTSKNRKRTTDKLAFKKFCPSCRTHTQHKEVKL, from the coding sequence ATGCGAGAACTGATTGGCTTTGCGTGCGATCAATGCAAGCGAAAAAATTATACGACGAGCAAAAACAGGAAGCGGACCACGGATAAGTTGGCTTTTAAAAAATTCTGTCCTTCCTGCCGAACTCATACGCAGCACAAAGAGGTGAAACTGTAA
- the rplK gene encoding 50S ribosomal protein L11 has product MAKKVIGEIKLQIPAGQANPSPPVGPALGQRGVNIMEFCKAFNAATQSQQGMIIPVIVTVYADRSFTFITKTPPTAVLLKKAVGLEKGSGEPGKNKVGKVTQAQIREIAQVKLRDLTAKDLDAAVKTVEGTARSLGLEIEG; this is encoded by the coding sequence ATGGCCAAGAAAGTAATCGGAGAGATCAAGCTGCAGATTCCCGCGGGACAGGCCAATCCAAGCCCTCCCGTGGGTCCCGCCTTGGGCCAGCGCGGCGTAAATATCATGGAATTCTGCAAGGCCTTCAATGCGGCCACCCAGTCGCAGCAGGGGATGATCATTCCGGTGATCGTCACGGTGTATGCGGACCGGTCGTTCACCTTCATCACCAAGACGCCGCCGACGGCCGTACTGCTCAAGAAGGCGGTCGGATTGGAAAAGGGCTCCGGCGAGCCGGGAAAAAACAAGGTCGGCAAGGTGACGCAAGCGCAGATTCGCGAGATCGCTCAAGTGAAGCTCCGCGATCTGACGGCAAAGGATTTGGACGCCGCGGTAAAGACCGTCGAGGGCACGGCGAGAAGCCTGGGTTTGGAAATCGAAGGGTAG
- a CDS encoding ATP-binding protein codes for AIMIESLRRRLAPLPDGAAAEFSRIVGYLNELVEHLRLLARELRPLLLHDIGLEGSLRSLANGMSSAQTCVTAEFATAIPRLEESTELAVYRIAQEALGNAARHAAARAIVLTLGVDHGTLRLVVRDDGCGFSAETDVRADALGLVSMQERAQALGGRFEVRSAPGSGTAVHLECPVAVRTPASAA; via the coding sequence GCGATCATGATCGAGTCGCTGCGCCGCCGCCTCGCGCCCTTGCCCGACGGAGCGGCAGCCGAGTTCAGCCGCATCGTCGGCTATCTCAACGAGCTGGTCGAGCACCTCCGACTCTTGGCGCGCGAGCTCCGGCCGCTGCTCTTGCACGATATCGGGCTCGAGGGCTCGCTGCGTTCGCTCGCCAACGGCATGTCCTCGGCGCAGACGTGCGTAACGGCCGAATTCGCCACCGCGATTCCGCGACTCGAGGAGAGCACCGAGCTCGCGGTCTACCGCATCGCGCAGGAGGCGCTCGGCAACGCCGCCCGCCACGCGGCAGCCCGCGCGATCGTCCTGACGCTCGGCGTCGACCACGGCACGCTCCGGCTCGTCGTGCGCGATGACGGGTGCGGCTTCAGCGCCGAGACCGACGTTCGCGCCGACGCCCTCGGACTCGTCAGCATGCAGGAGCGGGCGCAGGCGCTCGGCGGGCGCTTCGAGGTGCGTTCGGCGCCTGGCAGCGGCACCGCGGTGCACCTCGAGTGTCCGGTCGCCGTGCGCACGCCCGCGAGCGCGGCGTAG
- the rplL gene encoding 50S ribosomal protein L7/L12, translating to MEVTRDQVKEFIKQSSVMEIAALVKELEQELGISAAAPVAVAAAAAGPAAAAEEKTEFNVILANAGDKKIQVIKVVRELTGLGLKEAKDLVDGAPKPIKEGVSKADAENIKKKVEEVGGKVEIK from the coding sequence ATGGAAGTGACGAGAGATCAGGTCAAGGAGTTCATCAAACAGAGTTCCGTCATGGAGATCGCCGCGTTGGTGAAAGAGTTGGAGCAGGAGCTCGGCATCAGCGCGGCGGCGCCGGTGGCGGTGGCTGCCGCAGCGGCGGGCCCGGCGGCGGCGGCGGAGGAGAAGACGGAATTCAACGTCATTCTGGCCAACGCCGGTGACAAAAAGATCCAGGTCATCAAGGTCGTGCGCGAGCTGACCGGCCTCGGCTTGAAAGAGGCTAAGGATCTGGTCGACGGCGCGCCCAAGCCGATCAAGGAAGGCGTGTCCAAGGCCGACGCGGAGAACATCAAGAAGAAGGTCGAAGAGGTGGGAGGAAAGGTAGAGATTAAGTAG
- the rplJ gene encoding 50S ribosomal protein L10, which produces MAELSTNTAIQAEKAATVAEVHKKLKAAKVAIVTEYRGLTVAQMTRLRRDMRQAAGEYHVIKNTMAKRALKDTAYGDLGRLLDGPNGWVFGYEDPVAVSKKLIKFIEENEKLTIKGALFEGEFMDQAKVKVLSQMPSKPELQAKLLALMQAPATQLVRLMQEPAAMMARLLESIRKQKESQG; this is translated from the coding sequence ATGGCTGAGTTATCGACGAACACCGCGATACAGGCGGAAAAGGCCGCGACCGTCGCCGAAGTGCATAAGAAGCTCAAGGCCGCCAAGGTGGCGATCGTCACCGAGTATCGCGGCCTCACGGTGGCGCAGATGACCCGCCTCCGGCGCGACATGCGCCAGGCGGCGGGGGAGTACCACGTCATCAAGAACACCATGGCCAAACGCGCGCTTAAAGACACGGCCTACGGCGATTTGGGACGTTTGCTCGACGGCCCCAATGGCTGGGTGTTTGGTTATGAAGATCCGGTCGCGGTCTCAAAGAAGCTGATCAAGTTCATCGAAGAAAATGAAAAACTCACCATCAAGGGGGCGCTCTTCGAGGGCGAGTTCATGGACCAGGCCAAAGTCAAGGTCCTCTCCCAGATGCCGAGCAAGCCGGAGCTTCAGGCGAAGCTGCTGGCGCTCATGCAGGCGCCGGCGACCCAACTGGTGCGCTTGATGCAGGAGCCGGCCGCCATGATGGCGCGGTTGTTGGAATCCATTCGCAAACAAAAAGAATCGCAAGGTTGA
- the nusG gene encoding transcription termination/antitermination protein NusG — protein sequence MDKKWYVVHTFSGYEQKVKAALEERIKSLGKEQQFGEILVPVEKVMELVKGKKKTSSRKFFPGYILVQMVLDDETWHVVKETPKVTGFVGGSTHPAPVSDEEVKAITQQMEEGAIKPKPRVLFSVGESVKVVDGPFVDFNGIVEEVRPEKGKLRVLISIFGRATPVELDFVQVERN from the coding sequence ATGGATAAAAAATGGTACGTGGTGCATACGTTCTCCGGCTACGAACAAAAAGTCAAAGCGGCGCTGGAGGAGCGGATCAAAAGTCTCGGCAAAGAGCAGCAGTTCGGCGAGATCCTGGTCCCCGTGGAAAAAGTGATGGAGTTGGTTAAAGGAAAAAAGAAGACCTCTTCGAGGAAATTCTTCCCGGGCTATATCCTGGTTCAGATGGTTCTCGACGACGAGACCTGGCACGTGGTCAAGGAGACGCCGAAGGTGACCGGCTTCGTCGGGGGAAGCACCCATCCCGCTCCGGTGAGCGACGAAGAGGTCAAGGCGATCACGCAGCAGATGGAAGAGGGCGCGATCAAGCCGAAGCCGCGCGTCCTGTTTTCGGTGGGAGAAAGCGTCAAGGTGGTCGACGGTCCTTTCGTCGATTTTAACGGCATCGTCGAGGAAGTTCGGCCTGAGAAGGGGAAGCTCCGAGTGCTCATCAGCATCTTCGGCCGCGCCACGCCGGTCGAGCTCGATTTCGTTCAGGTGGAGCGGAACTGA
- the rpoB gene encoding DNA-directed RNA polymerase subunit beta, with amino-acid sequence MAFQVAHNLRFRRSFGRIKKIIDLPYLIEIQKNSYDVFLQKDVPADQRQNAGLQGVFKSVFPIKDFNDTSSLEFVSYNLGEPKYDVDECHQRGMTFAAPLKVTVQLVLWDVDPQSGSRSIKNVKEQEVYFGEIPLMTKNGTFMVNGTERVIVSQLHRSPGVFFEHDKGKTHASGKLLYSARVIPYRGSWLDFEFDPRDILYVRIDRRRKFHATVLLRALGMTTEDLLNYFYTSDTIVFDGRKAQLVFKPEHLIGVKAGSDVRDPKSNELIVREGRKLTRLLIRQMEQSKIKQVPIALEDVIGRVAAHDIVDPATGKPLVECNQEITQEKLDLLREKGINQIEVLFIDESRVGPFLRTTLLQDRLDQADKDDHKKPEKAIEQAILEIYRRLRPGDPPTKESANNFFNNLFFNPDRYDLSKVGRLKLNHRLKLNVPLEHGTLRKEDILEVVRYLMELRNGIGSVDDIDHLGNRRVRAVGELVENHFRVGLVRMERAIKEKMSLQDIETLMPQELINYKPVSAALKEFFGSSQLSQFMDQTNPLSEITHKRRLSALGPGGLTRERAGFEVRDVHPTHYGRVCPIETPEGPNIGLIASLTTYARVNEYGFIETPYREVENGRVTDRIRYLSALEEEDHVIAQANAPIDNRGAFTADLVSSRKGGEFVMARPEEVDFMDVSPNQLVSVAASLIPFLENDDANRALMGSNMQRQAVPLLRTEAPLVGTGMEKVVARDSGVTIVARRDGIVESVDSTRIVVKADKTSGSHRDTGVDIYSLVKYQRSNQNTCMNQRPIVMIGDHVKAGDVIADGPSTEMGELALGRNVLVALMPWGGYNFEDSILISERVVKEDIFTSIHIEEFECVSRDTKLGPEEITRDIPNVGDEALTDLDESGIVRIGAEVKPGDILVGKITPKGETQLSPEEKLLRAIFGEKAGEVRDTSLRVPPGVEGTVINVRIFSRKGLGKDERSKVIEDEDVSRLRKDQHEEIRILQDGAMKRLKKLLVGRRTAAQVRDDNRRVLINKGKEITEEDLDEITMPYWGEIRVDNESVEAELKRIVESTIEQVELIKVVFQDKINKLKSGDELPPGVIKMVKTFVAIKRKLQVGDKMAGRHGNKGVISRILPEEDMPLLEDGTPVDIVLNPLGVPSRMNVGQILEAHLGWAARTLGKQIDELIHNGRPDPDQLRRRLKEYLASREVGEFVDGVKDADLVRLAQKYHDGLHLASPVFDGAAEEEIFNLLRKAGLPATGQVTLRDGRTGVAFDEKVTVGVMYMMKLHHLVDDKIHARSTGPYSLVTQQPLGGKAQFGGQRLGEMEVWALEAYGAAFTLQEMLTVKSDDVVGRTRMYEAIVKGDNLLEPGLPESFNVMVKELQSLGLDVELVEEKS; translated from the coding sequence ATGGCGTTTCAAGTGGCACACAATTTAAGGTTTCGCCGCAGTTTTGGCCGGATCAAAAAGATCATCGATCTGCCTTACCTGATTGAAATTCAGAAAAACTCGTACGACGTCTTCCTGCAGAAAGACGTGCCCGCCGACCAGCGTCAGAACGCGGGGCTTCAGGGCGTCTTCAAGTCGGTGTTTCCGATCAAGGATTTTAACGACACCTCTTCGCTCGAATTTGTCAGCTACAATCTCGGCGAGCCGAAATACGACGTGGACGAGTGTCACCAGCGCGGGATGACGTTCGCGGCGCCGCTGAAAGTCACCGTCCAGTTGGTTCTGTGGGACGTGGACCCGCAAAGCGGCAGCCGGAGCATCAAGAACGTCAAGGAGCAGGAAGTCTACTTCGGCGAAATTCCTTTGATGACCAAGAACGGCACGTTCATGGTCAACGGTACCGAGCGCGTCATCGTCAGCCAGCTCCATCGCTCTCCCGGAGTATTCTTCGAGCACGACAAAGGAAAGACGCATGCCAGCGGCAAGCTGCTCTACTCCGCCCGCGTCATCCCCTACCGCGGCTCGTGGCTCGATTTCGAATTCGATCCTAGAGACATCCTCTACGTGCGCATCGACCGGCGGCGGAAATTCCACGCGACGGTGTTGCTCCGCGCCCTCGGCATGACGACGGAGGATCTGCTAAACTATTTCTACACGAGCGACACGATCGTTTTCGACGGCCGCAAGGCCCAGCTCGTCTTCAAGCCCGAGCATTTGATCGGCGTCAAGGCGGGCTCGGACGTGCGCGATCCCAAGAGCAACGAGCTGATCGTCCGCGAAGGCAGAAAGTTGACGCGCCTTTTGATCCGCCAGATGGAGCAGTCCAAAATCAAGCAGGTGCCGATCGCCCTCGAGGACGTCATCGGCCGCGTCGCCGCCCACGATATCGTCGATCCCGCGACCGGCAAGCCGCTGGTGGAGTGCAATCAGGAGATCACGCAGGAAAAACTCGATCTCCTCAGGGAAAAAGGCATCAACCAGATCGAGGTCCTGTTCATCGATGAATCGCGCGTGGGTCCGTTCTTGCGCACGACCTTGCTGCAGGACCGGCTCGATCAGGCGGACAAGGACGACCATAAAAAACCGGAAAAAGCGATCGAGCAGGCGATCCTGGAAATTTATCGCCGTCTCCGGCCGGGCGACCCGCCGACCAAAGAGTCCGCGAACAATTTTTTCAACAACTTATTTTTCAACCCCGACCGCTACGACTTGTCCAAAGTGGGCCGGCTGAAGCTCAACCACAGGCTGAAGCTCAACGTGCCGCTGGAGCACGGCACGCTCCGCAAAGAAGATATTCTCGAGGTCGTGCGCTATCTTATGGAGCTTCGGAACGGCATCGGCTCCGTCGACGACATCGACCATCTGGGCAACCGGCGCGTACGCGCGGTCGGCGAGCTGGTGGAGAACCACTTCCGCGTCGGACTGGTCAGGATGGAGCGGGCGATCAAAGAAAAGATGAGCCTCCAGGACATCGAAACTCTGATGCCCCAGGAACTCATCAACTACAAACCGGTCTCCGCGGCGCTGAAAGAATTCTTCGGCTCGAGCCAGTTGTCGCAGTTCATGGATCAGACCAACCCGCTTTCTGAGATCACGCACAAGCGGCGGCTTTCGGCCCTGGGTCCCGGCGGTCTCACGCGCGAGCGCGCCGGTTTCGAAGTCCGCGACGTGCATCCGACGCATTACGGCCGGGTCTGTCCGATCGAGACGCCCGAAGGACCGAACATCGGTCTGATCGCTTCGCTGACAACCTATGCAAGAGTCAACGAGTACGGCTTTATCGAGACGCCGTATCGCGAGGTCGAGAACGGCCGGGTGACCGACCGGATCCGTTATCTCTCCGCCTTGGAAGAAGAAGATCACGTCATCGCCCAGGCGAACGCGCCGATCGACAACCGCGGAGCCTTCACGGCGGATCTCGTCTCCTCGCGCAAGGGCGGCGAGTTCGTGATGGCGCGGCCGGAGGAAGTCGACTTCATGGACGTCTCGCCCAACCAGCTCGTCAGCGTCGCCGCCTCGTTGATCCCTTTTCTGGAAAACGACGACGCCAACCGCGCCCTCATGGGCTCGAACATGCAGCGCCAGGCGGTGCCGTTGCTCCGCACCGAAGCTCCTCTGGTCGGCACGGGTATGGAAAAAGTCGTGGCGCGCGACTCGGGCGTGACCATCGTCGCCCGGCGCGACGGCATAGTCGAGAGCGTCGATTCGACCCGGATCGTCGTCAAGGCCGACAAGACGTCCGGATCGCACCGCGACACGGGAGTGGACATCTACAGTCTCGTGAAGTACCAGCGGTCCAATCAGAACACCTGCATGAACCAGCGGCCGATCGTCATGATCGGCGACCACGTCAAGGCCGGCGACGTCATCGCCGACGGGCCTTCGACGGAGATGGGCGAATTAGCGCTGGGCCGCAATGTTTTGGTCGCCCTGATGCCTTGGGGCGGGTACAACTTCGAAGACTCGATTCTGATCAGCGAGCGCGTCGTCAAAGAAGACATCTTTACCTCGATCCACATCGAAGAGTTCGAGTGCGTCTCGCGCGACACCAAGCTCGGCCCCGAAGAGATCACCCGCGACATTCCCAACGTCGGCGACGAGGCGCTGACCGATCTCGACGAGAGCGGCATCGTCCGCATCGGCGCTGAAGTAAAACCCGGAGACATCCTCGTCGGCAAGATCACTCCCAAGGGCGAGACCCAGCTCTCGCCCGAAGAGAAGCTCCTGCGCGCGATCTTCGGCGAGAAGGCCGGCGAGGTGCGCGACACTTCGCTGAGAGTTCCTCCCGGAGTCGAGGGGACCGTGATCAACGTGAGAATCTTCTCGCGCAAGGGTCTCGGGAAAGACGAGCGCAGCAAGGTCATCGAGGATGAGGACGTCAGCAGGCTCCGCAAGGACCAGCACGAAGAGATCCGCATACTCCAGGACGGCGCGATGAAGCGCCTTAAGAAGCTGCTCGTCGGCCGGCGCACGGCGGCGCAGGTGCGCGACGACAACCGCCGGGTGCTCATCAACAAAGGGAAAGAGATCACCGAGGAAGATCTCGACGAGATCACGATGCCCTATTGGGGCGAGATCCGGGTCGATAACGAATCGGTCGAGGCGGAGCTCAAGCGCATCGTCGAAAGCACGATCGAGCAGGTGGAGCTCATCAAGGTCGTTTTTCAGGACAAGATCAATAAGCTCAAGAGCGGCGACGAGCTGCCGCCCGGCGTCATCAAGATGGTGAAGACTTTCGTCGCGATCAAGCGCAAACTTCAGGTCGGAGACAAGATGGCCGGCCGCCACGGCAACAAGGGAGTCATCTCGCGCATCTTGCCGGAAGAGGACATGCCGCTGCTCGAAGACGGCACTCCCGTGGACATCGTGCTCAATCCTCTCGGCGTTCCTTCCAGAATGAACGTGGGGCAGATTCTCGAAGCGCATCTCGGCTGGGCCGCGCGCACACTGGGAAAGCAGATCGACGAGCTGATCCACAATGGGCGTCCGGACCCGGATCAACTGCGCCGCCGGCTGAAGGAGTATCTGGCGAGCCGGGAGGTCGGCGAATTCGTCGACGGCGTCAAGGACGCGGATCTGGTGCGCCTCGCGCAAAAATATCACGACGGTCTCCATCTGGCGTCGCCGGTATTCGACGGCGCCGCCGAAGAAGAAATTTTCAACCTTCTTAGAAAGGCCGGGCTGCCGGCTACCGGACAGGTGACGCTCCGCGATGGCCGGACGGGAGTGGCCTTCGATGAGAAGGTGACGGTTGGCGTCATGTACATGATGAAGCTCCACCACCTCGTGGACGACAAGATTCACGCGCGATCCACCGGCCCTTACTCTCTCGTCACGCAGCAGCCGCTCGGAGGCAAGGCCCAGTTCGGCGGCCAGCGTCTGGGCGAGATGGAGGTCTGGGCGCTGGAAGCCTACGGCGCCGCTTTTACCTTGCAAGAAATGTTGACGGTAAAATCGGACGACGTTGTCGGACGCACGAGGATGTATGAGGCGATCGTCAAAGGCGACAATCTGCTCGAGCCGGGACTTCCCGAATCGTTCAACGTCATGGTGAAAGAGCTGCAGAGTTTGGGTCTGGACGTGGAGCTGGTGGAGGAGAAAAGCTGA
- the rplA gene encoding 50S ribosomal protein L1 has product MKRRGKGYKAALEKVDRATRYPLEDGLRLVHETKRAKFDETVELAIRLGVDPKQADQNIRGTVVLPHGMGKAVRVVAFAKGDKVKEAEEAGADFVGADDLIKKITEGWLDFDNAVATPDMMAAVGKIGKILGPRGLMPNPKVGTVTIDIAKAVKEIKAGKLEFRVDKAGIVHIPVGKVSFGMEKLLDNARVVLTAIVRAKPASAKGNYVQGVTVSTTMGPGIKIDVNQVRALAA; this is encoded by the coding sequence ATGAAGCGTCGAGGAAAAGGATATAAAGCCGCTCTGGAAAAAGTCGACCGCGCAACCAGGTATCCGTTGGAAGACGGGCTTCGCCTGGTTCACGAGACCAAACGGGCCAAGTTCGATGAAACCGTCGAGTTGGCGATCCGCCTGGGAGTCGATCCCAAGCAAGCCGACCAAAACATCCGTGGCACTGTGGTTCTGCCGCACGGGATGGGGAAAGCGGTTCGTGTGGTCGCCTTCGCTAAAGGCGACAAGGTAAAGGAAGCCGAGGAGGCCGGCGCCGATTTTGTCGGCGCCGACGATCTGATCAAGAAGATCACCGAAGGGTGGCTCGATTTCGATAACGCCGTCGCCACGCCGGACATGATGGCCGCGGTCGGAAAAATAGGAAAAATATTGGGCCCGCGGGGACTCATGCCCAATCCCAAGGTCGGAACCGTCACCATAGACATCGCGAAGGCCGTCAAAGAAATCAAAGCGGGAAAACTCGAGTTCAGAGTCGACAAGGCAGGCATCGTTCATATTCCGGTCGGCAAGGTCTCTTTCGGCATGGAAAAGCTGTTAGACAACGCTCGGGTGGTTCTCACGGCAATTGTTAGAGCCAAACCGGCTTCGGCCAAAGGCAACTACGTTCAAGGAGTGACAGTGTCCACGACGATGGGGCCGGGAATAAAAATAGACGTGAATCAGGTGCGGGCCTTGGCAGCGTAA
- the tuf gene encoding elongation factor Tu, whose product MSKQKFERKKPHLNIGTIGHVDHGKTTLTAAITKVLEKKGMAKFLAYDQIDKAPEERERGVTINIAHVEYETNTRHYAHVDCPGHADYIKNMITGAAQMDGAILVVSAADGPMPQTREHILLARQVGVPAIVVYLNKADMVDDKEILDLVELEVRELLSKYNFPGDDTPIVIGSALKALEGDGSDLGEASILKLMDAVDGYVKEPVRATDKPFLMPVEDVFTISGRGTVVTGRVERGIIKVGEEVEIVGFRQTVKTVATGVEMFRKLLDEGRAGDNIGVLLRGTKREEVERGQVLAKPGSITPHTQFNAEAYVLTKEEGGRHTPFFNGYRPQFYFRTTDVTGVVKLPEGTEMVMPGDNISVEISLITPIAMEEGLKFAIREGGKTVGAGVVTKIMQ is encoded by the coding sequence ATGAGCAAGCAGAAATTCGAGCGGAAGAAGCCGCATTTAAATATCGGCACCATCGGTCACGTAGACCACGGCAAAACCACCCTGACTGCCGCCATCACCAAGGTTTTGGAGAAAAAAGGGATGGCGAAGTTTTTGGCCTACGATCAGATCGACAAGGCCCCGGAGGAGAGAGAAAGAGGCGTCACGATCAACATCGCGCACGTCGAGTATGAAACCAACACCCGTCACTATGCCCACGTCGACTGTCCCGGCCATGCCGACTACATCAAGAACATGATCACCGGCGCAGCACAGATGGACGGTGCAATCTTGGTTGTCTCGGCGGCCGATGGCCCGATGCCGCAGACCCGCGAGCACATTCTGCTGGCGCGGCAAGTCGGCGTTCCCGCCATTGTCGTATATCTCAACAAGGCGGACATGGTGGATGACAAAGAGATCCTGGACCTGGTCGAGTTGGAAGTTCGGGAGTTGCTATCCAAGTATAACTTTCCCGGCGATGACACGCCTATCGTCATCGGCAGCGCGCTGAAGGCATTGGAGGGCGATGGCTCGGATCTGGGCGAGGCGTCGATCCTAAAGCTGATGGACGCGGTAGACGGCTACGTCAAGGAGCCGGTGCGGGCAACTGATAAACCGTTTCTCATGCCCGTCGAGGACGTCTTCACTATCAGCGGCCGCGGTACGGTGGTGACCGGCCGAGTAGAGCGAGGAATCATTAAGGTCGGGGAAGAGGTGGAGATCGTTGGATTCCGCCAGACGGTGAAGACCGTGGCCACCGGTGTCGAGATGTTTCGCAAGCTCTTGGACGAAGGCCGTGCCGGAGACAACATCGGCGTGCTGCTCAGAGGAACAAAAAGGGAAGAGGTGGAACGCGGGCAAGTGTTGGCCAAACCGGGAAGCATTACGCCCCACACGCAATTCAATGCCGAGGCTTATGTATTGACCAAGGAAGAAGGCGGCAGGCATACGCCTTTCTTCAACGGCTATCGGCCGCAGTTCTATTTCCGAACGACGGACGTGACCGGTGTCGTGAAATTACCCGAAGGCACCGAGATGGTTATGCCCGGAGACAACATCAGCGTCGAAATATCTCTGATCACCCCTATTGCTATGGAAGAAGGGCTCAAGTTCGCTATCCGCGAAGGCGGCAAGACCGTCGGCGCCGGCGTCGTGACCAAAATTATGCAGTAG
- the secE gene encoding preprotein translocase subunit SecE — protein MGEWTQKIADAVRHSVEFFKDAWQELKKVHWPSRKETYVTTLVVLVVVLLISVFLAVVDLGLTRAIQAIVS, from the coding sequence ATGGGAGAATGGACACAGAAAATTGCGGATGCCGTTCGGCACTCGGTCGAGTTCTTTAAGGATGCCTGGCAGGAACTCAAGAAGGTCCATTGGCCTTCGCGCAAGGAAACCTATGTGACAACCCTGGTCGTCCTGGTCGTTGTTTTGCTCATTTCTGTTTTTCTGGCGGTCGTGGATTTGGGACTGACCCGAGCCATTCAGGCGATAGTCAGCTAA